A single genomic interval of Megalopta genalis isolate 19385.01 unplaced genomic scaffold, iyMegGena1_principal scaffold0953, whole genome shotgun sequence harbors:
- the LOC143263640 gene encoding uncharacterized protein LOC143263640, which yields MPLDFHMPNLQPTSPHSYTPTKRYDSQSNDLLVTAIIHAISRTHKPVTCRALIDTCSTTNFMTQDLAKKLSLPLKHCSIPVGALDTLTTVAKHIVKATIRSRIKNYQRTLTFLVVPNIATAIPGDTIDRATLNIPRNIELADPTFHRPAPIDMLLGAGTALSILSVGQINLSQPDDPDLYLQKTMLGWFDLTRFWEIEDGPQIPHFSEAETACEEYFKNTITRNAEGRYVVSLPFNNDKPKLGESKSAAYKRFLSLERKLKRDPELNNQYEAIFKEYLDLGHMPEIPDTNEGYYLAHHGVLKMSSQTTKLRIVFDGSAASSTGLSLNDVLHTGPKIQDDLLYILLRFRTHQYVVTGDIEKMYRQFLIRPEDRKFQQVLWRDHNDSIKTFQLNTVTFGLSAAPYLAIRCLTQLADDEHHRFPQASKVLKQDFYVDDLITGTPTIQEAISLRKELTSLLNTAGLHIRQWASNDKRLLEDLPDENINQQLHLGESSIVKTLGIVWNSADDSITYTVRPILHTPRATKRFISSEIAKIYDPLGLLGPVIITAKLILQELWTLRIDWDESLPMAIHNKWSQYYSQLPLLNQARFRRKTVIQSASNIELHGFCDASERAYGACVYIRSQNNHGETIVELLVAKSRVAPLKSKSIPRLELCGSVLLASLMTTVKKALGLQIERTVYWTDSTIVLHWLRSSPHTLKTFVANRVSEIQSTTTIIDWRHVSSTDNPADLLSRGQIIKDFLQSSVWQNGPSWLQQEHSHWPTWEPVTHINDPERKIAICMATIPVTKDAKILERYSSWTKLVRVIAICRRWRPGRIIKGSLTVSELSQSRVTILRMLQEIYFKTEILALRRQSDPYLHGKLAKLNPFLDQDGLLRVGGRLKNSTLTYSQKHPILLPKSHITTCIIMNEHKNLLHAGAQTTLYSLRRTYWPIDGRSLVWRTIHGCVRCRRASPPSVDYIMGNLPIARVTESRPFTNVGIDYCGPFFIKEKQHRNRGRVKVYVAVFVCLAIKAIHLELVSDLTSEAFIAALRRFIARRGFCVNLYSDNGTNFKGANNELRELRELLRSDDHLKKINTFLIERAINWHFIPPQAPHFGGLWEAAVKSFKYHLKRVVGPELLTFEGLNTLIIDVEAILNSRPLTPLSSDPSDLLALTPGHFLIGDALTSLRDRDLQGTPANRLSAWQRVQQLKQHFWKRWHREYLNELANRNKWTRGQHPIIEGAIVLLREDNVPSMHWPLGRIIKTHPGSDGIVRVATVRTASNVFDRSVKKLVPLLCQSEDQPRENNLTMIGHEICE from the exons ATGCCGCTCGATTTTCACATGCCGAATTTGCAACCAACGTCACCACACTCTTATACACCAACCAAACGATACG ACTCCCAATCAAACGACCTTTTGGTTACGGCAATCATCCACGCTATCAGTAGGACACATAAACCAGTGACATGCCGGGCTTTAATCGACACCTGCTCGACCACAAATTTCATGACACAAGATCTTGCAAAGAAACTCTCCTTACCTCTAAAACATTGTTCTATTCCGGTCGGCGCGCTCGATACTCTCACTACTGTGGCGAAACACATCGTCAAGGCCACCATCCGTTCCAGAATCAAGAACTATCAACGAACTCTCACCTTTTTGGTCGTGCCCAACATTGCAACCGCAATTCCAGGCGATACAATTGATCGCGCCACCCTAAACATCCCAAGAAACATCGAACTCGCAGATCCTACGTTCCACCGCCCGGCACCAATCGACATGCTGTTAGGGGCCGGCACGGCATTATCCATTTTAAGTGTAGGTCAGATCAATCTTTCACAACCCGATGACCCAGACCTATATCTTCAGAAAACAATGTTGGGTTGG TTCGATCTCACACGTTTTTGGGAAATTGAAGACGGTCCACAAATACCTCATTTCTCAGAAGCAGAAACAGCATGTGAGGAATATTTCAAAAACACGATCACACGAAACGCGGAAGGAAGATACGTCGTATCACTTCCATTCAACAACGACAAACCAAAACTCGGAGAATCGAAGTCAGCAGCCTATAAACGATTTCTATCCTTAGAAAGAAAGTTAAAACGAGATCCGGAGTTAAATAATCAGTACGAAGCTATTTTTAAGGAATATTTGGATCTTGGCCACATGCCCGAGATCCCTGATACCAACGAAGGCTATTACCTTGCACACCACGGGGTACTCAAGATGTCCAGCCAAACCACCAAGCTCCGCATCGTTTTCGACGGATCAGCTGCCTCAAGCACGGGTCTATCACTCAACGACGTATTACATACTGGCCCCAAAATCCAAGATGACTTATTGTATATTCTCCTGAGATTCCGCACACATCAATACGTTGTCACTGGTGACATCGAAAAGATGTACCGACAATTTTTAATACGTCCAGAAGATAGGAAATTTCAAcaagtactctggcgagaccatAACGACAGCATTAAGACCTTCCAACTGAACACCGTCACGTTCGGACTATCAGCAGCGCCCTATTTGGCCATACGATGCTTAACCCAATTAGCGGACGATGAACATCACCGGTTTCCCCAGGCGTCCAAAGTTTTAAAACAAGATTTCTATGTAGACGATCTGATAACTGGAACCCCCACGATCCAAGAAGCCATCTCATTGCGCAAGGAACTAACATCATTACTCAACACAGCAGGGTTGCACATCAGGCAATGGGCATCCAACGACAAACGTTTACTCGAAGATCTACCCGACGAAAACATAAATCAACAATTACATTTAGGCGAATCATCAATAGTCAAAACTTTAGGGATAGTCTGGAATTCGGCAGATGACTCCATCACCTACACTGTTAGACCCATTCTCCACACACCCCGCGCCACCAAACGCTTTATTAGTTCAGAAATTGCAAAAATTTACGACCCTCTAGGCCTATTAGGACCAGTCATCATTACGGCAAAACTAATCCTTCAGGAGCTCTGGACTTTAAGAATCGATTGGGACGAATCCTTACCTATGGCAATACACAATAAATGGAGTCAATATTACTCTCAATTACCTCTGCTCAACCAGGCAAGATTCCGGCGAAAAACCGTCATTCAATCTGCATCCAACATTGAACTACATGGATTCTGCGATGCTAGCGAAAGGGCCTACGGGGCCTGCGTGTATATTCGATCTCAGAACAATCACGGGGAGACAATCGTGGAACTTCTAGTCGCAAAATCCAGAGTCGCACCTTTAAAGAGCAAATCCATTCCGCGACTTGAATTATGTGGGTCGGTGTTGCTAGCATCGCTCATGACCACCGTGAAGAAGGCACTAGGCCTGCAGATCGAACGCACAGTATATTGGACAGATTCCACGATAGTTTTACATTGGTTGAGATCCTCACCACACACCTTAAAAACCTTCGTCGCCAACAGAGTGTCTGAAATTCAATCCACTACAACCATCATAGATTGGCGCCACGTCAGTTCTACAGACAACCCTGCAGATTTGTTGTCGCGGGGTCAAATAATTAAAGACTTTTTACAATCATCCGTCTGGCAGAACGGACCATCTTGGCTCCAACAAGAGCACTCACACTGGCCTACTTGGGAACCAGTCACACACATTAACGATCCGGAGCGAAAAATCGCAATTTGCATGGCAACAATTCCTGTCACCAAAGACGCGAAAATCCTCGAACGGTATTCATCATGGACAAAATTAGTGCGAGTCATTGCAATCTGTCGGCGATGGAGGCCGGGTCGAATCATTAAGGGAAGCTTGACTGTCTCTGAACTATCCCAATCAAGGGTTACCATCCTCAGAATGCTCcaagaaatatatttcaaaacaGAAATACTGGCGCTTCGTCGTCAATCGGATCCCTATCTACACGGAAAACTGGCCAAATTGAATCCATTTCTCGATCAAGACGGACTTCTGAGAGTGGGAGGACGTCTCAAAAACTCAACTCTGACCTACTCGCAAAAACATCCAATTCTCCTTCCAAAATCACATATCACCACCTGCATCATTATGAATGAACACAAGAATCTTCTACATGCGGGAGCACAAACCACGTTATATTCACTAAGACGAACGTACTGGCCAATAGACGGTAGAAGTCTGGTATGGAGAACCATTCATGGATGTGTACGTTGCCGGCGAGCAAGTCCTCCATCCGTGGATTATATTATGGGTAATCTACCAATAGCACGAGTGACAGAATCGCGTCCATTCACAAACGTAGGAATCGACTACTGCGGACCTTTTTTtatcaaagaaaaacaacatcGCAACCGCGGTCGAGTCAAGGTTTATGTGGCAGTCTTTGTTTGTCTCGCAATAAAAGCAATTCATCTTGAACTAGTCAGTGACCTAACCAGCGAAGCATTCATTGCAGCATTACGCCGATTCATCGCAAGAAGGGGATTTTGTGTGAACTTATATTCAGATAACGGTACAAATTTCAAGGGAGCCAATAATGAACTACGAGAACTCCGAGAACTCTTACGATCAGACGACCATCTCAAAAAAATCAACACCTTCCTCATTGAACGAGCCATCAATTGGCATTTTATTCCTCCACAAGCTCCCCATTTTGGAGGCTTATGGGAAGCTGCGGTAAAATCGTTTAAATATCATCTAAAACGCGTCGTAGGCCCGGAATTACTCACATTTGAAGGGCTTAATACACTGATTATCGATGTCGAAGCTATCCTCAACTCTCGACCCCTCACTCCACTTTCTTCAGATCCCTCCGACCTCCTCGCACTCACTCCAGGTCATTTCCTCATCGGTGATGCACTCACGAGCTTGCGCGATCGCGATCTACAAGGAACCCCTGCAAATCGATTATCAGCATGGCAGCGTGTTCAACAATTAAAACAACATTTCTGGAAGCGCTGGCATCGTGAGTATCTGAATGAATTGGCAAATCGCAATAAATGGACCAGGGGTCAACATCCCATCATCGAAGGTGCAATCGTTCTGCTCAGAGAAGACAACGTACCCTCAATGCACTGGCCTCTCGGAAGAATCATTAAAACTCAcccaggctccgacggcattGTTCGCGTAGCTACTGTCAGGACAGCCTCGAACGTGTTCGACCGGAGCGTGAAAAAACTTGTACCGTTATTATGTCAATCGGAGGATCAACCACGAGAGAACAACTTAACCATGATAGGACACGAAATATGTGAATAG